Proteins co-encoded in one Stomoxys calcitrans chromosome 5, idStoCalc2.1, whole genome shotgun sequence genomic window:
- the LOC106095728 gene encoding trafficking protein particle complex subunit 5 has translation MEKLEALKISSMRPRTNILDRPLSKGKSEVSQSIVALLFSEIVQYCQSKVYTVPELQNRLHELGQDVGTRVIDLYFMRERSSKRETKLTQMLLFVKTTVWKNLFGKEAEKLEHANDDERTYYIIEKQPLVNTYISVPKDKGTLNCANFTAGIVEAVLTHCGFPCKVTAHWHKGTTYMIKFEDFVIARDKQLEEK, from the exons atggaaaaattggAAGCCCTTAAAATATCCTCAATGAGGCCTAGAACAAATATCCTCGATAGGCCTTTATCGAAGGGAAAATCGGAAGTTTCCCAAAGTATAGTGGCTTTGTTGTTTAGTGAGATTGTGCAGTACTGCCAAAGTAAGGTTTACACAGTGCCAGAGCTGCAAAATCG TTTACACGAATTAGGCCAAGACGTGGGTACACGAGTTATTGATCTATATTTCATGAGGGAGCGCAGTTCGAAGAGGGAAACCAAATTAACACAGATGTTACTTTTCGTAAAAACCACTGTGTGGAAGAATCTCTTCGGCAAGGAAGCTGAAAAACTTGAACATGCCAACGATGATGAACGCACCTACTACATCATTGAAAAGCAGCCGTTGGTCAATACCTACATTAGTGTGCCCAAAGACAAGGGAACCCTAAATTGTGCCAATTTTACGGCAGGTATTGTTGAGGCCGTACTAACACATTGCGGATTT CCCTGCAAAGTAACTGCTCATTGGCACAAGGGAACCACATACATGATAAAATTTGAGGACTTTGTTATTGCCCGCGACAAACAATTggaagaaaaataa